One genomic window of Entelurus aequoreus isolate RoL-2023_Sb linkage group LG07, RoL_Eaeq_v1.1, whole genome shotgun sequence includes the following:
- the gpr182 gene encoding G-protein coupled receptor 182, with translation MGDDEYNHSLFVNGTPWFIHECTLELDAEYRRIFLFLLYLFIFVVGLLENTLVVWVNWRRRHSANGVLFCILNVSLSDMMVIAVLPFFMMEVTVNRVWLWGRLLCKLTNLIYGINFYSSSFFLALMTLERYLSLTRPSFPALFPVVGRRRWAVCGGVWLLSLFLAVLENIHVDLLEWDEPGCYMLPQNNYTEWFVSVAFLCLIFQFLGPASVIITCNVLIARAIQTAPDVQGRREVWLVHVYSLVFVVCWLPYHLVMSLMIIDDLHPILFSCNVVEVIYFSYSVVQTLSLFHCVANPILYNFLSKSFRDNLINTVVSHIPRESATDNGGAQPNAANGGGGDKGKQHKLSNASTSQSDVGS, from the coding sequence ATGGGCGACGACGAATACAATCATTCGCTGTTTGTGAACGGCACACCGTGGTTCATCCACGAGTGCACCCTGGAGCTGGACGCAGAGTACCGTCGCATCTTCCTCTTCCTGCTCTACCTCTTCATCTTCGTGGTGGGCCTGCTGGAGAACACATTGGTGGTCTGGGTCAACTGGCGACGACGCCACTCCGCCAATGGCGTCCTCTTTTGCATCCTCAACGTGAGCCTGTCGGACATGATGGTGATCGCGGTCCTGCCTTTCTTTATGATGGAGGTGACCGTCAACAGGGTTTGGCTGTGGGGACGCTTGCTCTGCAAGCTCACCAATCTCATCTACGGGATCAATTTCTACAGCAGCTCCTTTTTTCTGGCCCTCATGACTTTGGAGCGCTACTTGTCTCTAACCAGGCCTTCCTTTCCGGCGTTGTTCCCAGTGGTGGGCCGGCGCCGGTGGGCTGTCTGCGGTGGCGTGTGGCTGCTCTCCCTGTTCCTGGCTGTGCTGGAAAACATCCATGTGGATCTTCTGGAGTGGGACGAGCCAGGCTGCTACATGCTGCCTCAAAACAACTACACTGAGTGGTTTGTGTCTGTGGCCTTCCTGTGTCTAATCTTCCAGTTCCTGGGCCCTGCCTCTGTTATCATCACCTGTAACGTGCTGATCGCTCGGGCCATTCAAACGGCACCGGATGTGCAGGGTAGGCGGGAGGTGTGGCTGGTGCATGTCTACTCTCTGGTGTTTGTGGTGTGCTGGCTGCCATACCACCTGGTCATGTCGCTTATGATCATAGACGACCTTCACCCCATCCTCTTCAGCTGCAACGTGGTGGAGGTCATCTACTTTTCCTACAGTGTGGTGCAAACCCTCTCGCTCTTTCACTGCGTGGCCAATCCTATCCTCTACAACTTCCTCAGCAAGAGTTTCCGTGACAACCTCATCAACACCGTGGTCAGCCACATACCCAGAGAGAGTGCCACAGACAATGGGGGCGCACAGCCCAACGCTGCAAATGGAGGAGGGGGCGATAAAGGGAAGCAGCACAAGTTGAGTAACGCCAGCACCAGCCAGTCTGATGTGGGATCAtga